The following coding sequences are from one Paenibacillus tundrae window:
- a CDS encoding sugar O-acetyltransferase has protein sequence MTEEERIRKGILFSPGNPELKEIKRRSHNLSQQYSLTYEDQSEERELILQQLLGAKGEGGFIQGPIFFHYGVHTRIGDHFFGNYNLTVQDDAQVTIGDYVSFGPNVTIVTPVHPFIASERRQMLDQNGDIKSLCYAKPVTIGDDVWISANVTVCGGVTIGSGSVIGAGSVVTRDIPANSLAAGVPCKVIRPITEADSMRYKPEIMADCKVLEP, from the coding sequence AAGGAAATCAAACGCCGTTCACACAACCTAAGTCAACAATATAGCCTGACGTATGAGGATCAGAGTGAAGAACGGGAATTGATTTTGCAACAGTTGTTAGGAGCTAAGGGGGAAGGGGGATTCATCCAAGGTCCAATCTTCTTTCATTATGGGGTACACACTCGTATTGGGGATCACTTCTTCGGGAATTACAATCTGACAGTACAGGATGATGCACAAGTGACGATAGGTGACTATGTCAGCTTTGGACCTAATGTGACCATTGTGACTCCCGTTCATCCCTTTATTGCGTCTGAGCGCAGACAGATGTTGGATCAAAATGGAGATATCAAATCGTTATGTTACGCCAAACCCGTCACAATTGGTGATGATGTATGGATCTCTGCCAATGTTACAGTATGTGGCGGCGTTACGATTGGAAGCGGAAGTGTGATTGGCGCGGGGAGTGTGGTTACGCGTGATATTCCGGCAAACTCATTAGCTGCTGGTGTTCCATGTAAAGTCATACGTCCAATCACAGAAGCGGACAGCATGCGATACAAACCGGAGATTATGGCCGATTGTAAAGTGTTAGAACCTTAA